Proteins from a single region of Palaemon carinicauda isolate YSFRI2023 chromosome 32, ASM3689809v2, whole genome shotgun sequence:
- the LOC137625443 gene encoding uncharacterized protein, producing the protein MASRAVYLEFCPSLEAEEFVLALRRFCASHGAPSFITSDNHQTFKTASNLLHELYEEDEVQQFLRKTGIEWRFQTPRAPWKGGYFERLIGVTKRAFQIALGKKYLPDAHILTLVKEAVAVVNNWPLMYSSDKCEDEVLTPSHLVRGRMINLMAPILPDGQPNATFNFRRLCDHYLKLTDSLKAFRERWRKEYLSALRARHDCRSGEPSKLHPGDVVLVKQDNKKWATWPLGRVVEIYPDDDGVVRSAKELFEDVESLRAVSHLVPLEIAPSDDDDGVGEDDGDIEDEGAYSLPAGLPGTVETSGDNQEMVQATTSRQPATEVLGSDANSDNNTVSEMSESDVETETTGAQERSARPLRKAAAKQRDLMERLLQNEDI; encoded by the coding sequence atggccagcagggccgtgtacctcgaattctgcccctccctggaagcagaagaattcgtcttAGCCTTAAGACGCTTTTGTGCTAGCCACGGTGCTCCGTCCTTCATCACATCCGATAATCATCAAACGTTtaagactgccagcaacctccttcatgaactttatgaagaggatgaagtccagcagttcctgaggaaaactggaattgaatggcgttttcagacgccccgtgcaccttggaaaggtgggtacTTCGAGCGCCTAATCGGAGTGACAAAACGTGCCttccagatagccctcgggaagaagtacctgccggacgcccacatACTAACATTAGTGAAGGAGGCCGTGGCGGTGGTTAATAACTGGCCTCTTATGTACAGCagcgacaagtgcgaggatgaggtcctcaccccctcccatttggtGAGAGGAAGAATGATCAACCTCATGGCGCCGATCTTGCCAGACGGCCAGCCCAATGCGACCTTCAACTTCCGGAGGCTCTGTGATCATTATTTGAAgctgacagactctttgaaagccttccgagagaggtggagaaaagagtatttgagtgccctgagagcccgacacgactgtcgatctggggaaccttccaagctgcaccccggagacgtcgtgctggtcaagcaagacaATAAAAAAtgggctacgtggccccttggacgtgtcgtggagatatatcctgacgacgacggagtcgtgcgttcagccAAGGAGTTATTCGAGGATGTCGAGTCCCTGCGAGCtgttagccacctggttcccctggaaattgccccctctgatgacgatgatggtgttggagaagacgatGGCGACATCGAAGACGAGGGTGCGTACAGTTTACCAGCAGGACTGCCAGGGACcgttgagacgtctggggacaaccaggagatggttcaggctacgacatctcgacaaccagccacagaggtcttaggtagtgacgcaaatagtgataacaatacggTAAGTGAGATGAGTGAAAGTGACGTAGAAACAGAGACAACGGGCGCACAAGAACGTTCCGCACGCCCATTGCGAAAGGCTGCTGCAAAGCAGCGAGACTTGATGGAACGATTACTTCAGAATGAGGACATATAA